The proteins below are encoded in one region of Haloterrigena turkmenica DSM 5511:
- a CDS encoding UbiD family decarboxylase yields the protein MTTVRRHLDRLRETGDLISVTERVHWEGAVAEVASEATRHNCPVTLFENTSGTVRPVSGVYGGADQFASADQRPWQRISQALDLGPECSYTELIEHLARWETSDIDDVTDESAATVRDSGDIYSLGLPTTSDGTPLVSLGLLVVERDGVTTWAPIRGRAQRSQTLRLSVPESVVEWCTSSADVSVVLGVSAAPLIAALQGWTQGQTTPSVPNLAAGLADVSVTTVGSRTVPSDAEVRIDGRMNAVESSVTEETEPRAAWELTCETATVDVNVETVAVREDPLVPFTPLGEPLTDDIHLMCLVETAKLFRRVNNYWGVSPVEWIQLPVEGRLGFCIVSSEILYAGFEWQLANTLFSFSDLFDKVLVLDEQADPTNLARAIDDMWVKAHPANDWIFSEPNASSAAAPLYRSDDENGSRLYINATWDPRWDEEYIAPRVTFETAFSENVLESLIERWEELGLDDLLDERGVNTDHE from the coding sequence GGGCGCAGTCGCCGAGGTCGCGAGCGAGGCGACCCGGCACAACTGCCCCGTAACGCTGTTCGAGAACACGTCCGGGACGGTCCGGCCGGTGAGCGGCGTTTACGGCGGTGCCGATCAGTTCGCCAGCGCCGACCAACGGCCGTGGCAGCGAATCTCACAGGCGCTCGATCTCGGCCCGGAGTGCTCGTATACCGAACTGATCGAACACCTGGCGCGGTGGGAGACGTCCGACATCGACGACGTCACCGACGAATCGGCTGCGACCGTCCGCGACAGTGGCGATATCTATTCCCTCGGACTCCCGACGACCAGCGACGGGACGCCGCTCGTCTCCCTGGGTCTACTCGTCGTCGAGAGGGACGGTGTCACGACCTGGGCACCGATCAGAGGGCGGGCACAGCGAAGCCAAACGTTGCGACTCTCCGTTCCCGAGTCGGTCGTCGAGTGGTGTACGTCCTCGGCCGACGTGAGCGTCGTTCTCGGCGTCTCGGCTGCTCCCCTCATCGCGGCGCTTCAGGGATGGACACAGGGCCAGACGACGCCGAGCGTCCCGAACCTCGCGGCGGGACTGGCCGACGTCTCCGTGACGACGGTCGGATCGCGGACCGTCCCGTCGGACGCCGAAGTTCGCATCGACGGGCGGATGAACGCCGTCGAATCGTCAGTGACCGAGGAGACCGAACCGCGAGCCGCGTGGGAACTGACCTGCGAGACGGCGACTGTCGATGTCAACGTCGAGACGGTCGCCGTTCGCGAGGACCCGCTCGTTCCGTTCACTCCGCTCGGCGAACCGTTGACCGACGATATCCACCTGATGTGTCTCGTCGAGACGGCGAAGCTCTTTCGCCGGGTGAACAACTACTGGGGCGTCTCTCCCGTCGAGTGGATTCAGCTGCCGGTCGAAGGGCGACTCGGCTTCTGTATCGTCTCGAGTGAAATCCTGTACGCGGGGTTCGAGTGGCAACTGGCGAATACGCTCTTCTCGTTCTCCGATCTGTTCGACAAGGTGCTCGTTCTCGACGAACAGGCCGATCCGACGAATCTCGCTCGAGCGATCGACGATATGTGGGTCAAGGCCCACCCGGCCAACGACTGGATCTTCAGCGAACCGAACGCCTCGAGCGCAGCCGCCCCGTTGTATCGCTCGGACGACGAAAACGGTTCTCGACTCTACATCAACGCCACGTGGGATCCGCGGTGGGACGAGGAATACATTGCCCCTCGAGTGACCTTCGAGACGGCGTTCTCCGAGAACGTTCTGGAATCACTCATCGAGCGGTGGGAGGAACTGGGTCTCGACGACCTCCTCGACGAACGAGGGGTGAATACCGATCATGAGTGA
- a CDS encoding MBL fold metallo-hydrolase, whose protein sequence is MSDAVRIPVGDGSPEGTNSAYILPARGVVIDPGPPTETAWTSLQNGITETGLAFEDVEHVFVTHWHIDHAGLAYRLMDRANATVHTHHDDAALIGDYASARRRRLRRDRRTLEQWGVPESVRDDVLSRDTSSPLPDSFVVVGHESGDTVAGVEFVHTPGHTAGHASLKTDEDLFLGDLLLPTYTPNVGGSDTRLDDPLGRYLTSVNRLESTSRDGNPGHGAKLEIESASADVRRHHRDRARAAFRAIATSEVTARTPWEVARQLFGDMRGIHAKFGAGEAAAHLQRLAELGIVERVDGEAVRYRPIVDSYPDDLSLTP, encoded by the coding sequence ATGAGTGACGCCGTCCGGATCCCTGTCGGCGACGGATCACCGGAGGGAACGAACAGCGCGTACATCCTTCCGGCGCGCGGCGTCGTCATCGATCCCGGTCCACCGACCGAAACAGCGTGGACGTCCCTTCAGAACGGGATCACGGAGACCGGTCTCGCGTTCGAGGACGTCGAACACGTCTTTGTTACCCACTGGCACATCGATCACGCCGGTCTGGCGTATCGACTCATGGATCGTGCGAATGCGACGGTACACACTCATCACGACGATGCGGCTCTGATCGGCGACTACGCGTCCGCCCGGAGACGACGGCTTCGCCGCGACCGACGGACTCTCGAGCAGTGGGGCGTCCCGGAGTCGGTTCGAGACGACGTGCTGAGTCGGGATACGTCGTCCCCGCTCCCAGACTCGTTCGTAGTGGTCGGTCACGAAAGCGGTGATACCGTCGCCGGCGTCGAGTTCGTTCACACGCCGGGACATACTGCCGGTCATGCGTCACTGAAGACGGACGAGGATCTCTTCCTCGGAGATCTGTTGTTACCGACGTACACGCCAAACGTAGGGGGGAGCGATACGCGACTCGACGATCCGCTCGGGCGATATCTCACGTCAGTGAACAGACTCGAGTCGACATCGAGAGACGGGAACCCGGGCCACGGAGCAAAACTCGAGATCGAGAGCGCGAGCGCCGACGTGAGACGCCACCACCGAGATCGGGCCAGAGCGGCCTTTCGAGCGATCGCGACGTCGGAGGTGACAGCACGAACGCCGTGGGAGGTAGCGAGACAGTTGTTCGGGGATATGCGAGGGATCCACGCGAAGTTCGGCGCCGGCGAAGCGGCCGCTCACCTTCAGCGACTCGCTGAACTGGGGATCGTCGAGCGCGTAGACGGGGAAGCGGTTCGGTACCGCCCGATAGTCGATTCATACCCGGACGACCTCTCGCTGACGCCGTAG
- a CDS encoding enoyl-CoA hydratase/isomerase family protein, protein MQLRSFDELELEYFTTEVNSHVGILRLDRPPANAHDINVLLELQRAVESIRFDENIRAVLFGSANDTFFSTGFDIQELNDESGRQVGYASQTSKEVMMKIRSTDTIFIAMVNGHCMGGGLELALACDFRYIGNDESYNIGMPEISLGLIAGEAGTQLLPRYIDRSEALEMMLTGETFTPEEATEKGIFDKIFPPEEIEDAAFEFAEELVQKPSVAVGNNKLAVNEGLEMPLQDALVHERELQNRLLGSDVAEEGVSAFLNDREPDFLAVELGDKEPGAEE, encoded by the coding sequence ATGCAACTCCGATCGTTCGACGAGCTTGAACTCGAGTATTTCACGACGGAAGTGAACAGTCACGTCGGCATCCTCCGACTCGACCGTCCGCCGGCGAACGCACACGATATCAACGTCCTCCTGGAGCTCCAGCGTGCCGTTGAGTCGATCCGATTCGACGAGAACATCCGGGCCGTGCTCTTCGGTAGCGCGAACGATACGTTCTTCTCGACCGGCTTCGACATCCAAGAGCTGAACGACGAGTCCGGCCGACAGGTCGGGTACGCGAGCCAGACGAGCAAGGAAGTCATGATGAAGATCCGCTCGACCGACACGATCTTCATCGCGATGGTCAACGGTCACTGTATGGGCGGCGGGCTCGAGCTCGCGCTCGCCTGTGACTTCCGGTACATCGGCAACGACGAGAGCTACAATATCGGCATGCCCGAGATCAGCCTCGGTCTCATCGCCGGCGAGGCGGGGACCCAGCTGCTCCCTCGGTACATCGACCGCTCCGAGGCGCTCGAGATGATGCTCACCGGCGAGACGTTCACGCCGGAAGAGGCGACCGAGAAGGGCATCTTCGACAAGATCTTCCCCCCGGAAGAGATCGAAGACGCCGCCTTCGAGTTCGCCGAAGAGCTCGTCCAGAAGCCGAGCGTCGCGGTCGGCAACAACAAGCTGGCGGTCAACGAGGGCCTCGAGATGCCCCTGCAGGACGCGCTGGTCCACGAGCGAGAGCTACAGAACCGACTGCTCGGTTCCGACGTCGCGGAAGAAGGCGTCAGTGCGTTCCTCAATGATCGGGAGCCCGACTTCCTGGCCGTGGAGCTCGGGGACAAAGAACCGGGCGCCGAGGAGTAA
- a CDS encoding PaaD-like zinc ribbon domain-containing protein, translating into MNDHLSKPTVTCPFCESTDTERESAFGSEISKTQYYCNDCNTVFERIKYDGANPDTGR; encoded by the coding sequence ATGAACGACCACCTCTCGAAACCGACCGTAACGTGTCCGTTCTGTGAATCGACGGATACGGAACGGGAGTCCGCCTTCGGCAGCGAGATCTCGAAAACCCAGTACTACTGCAACGACTGCAACACGGTATTCGAACGTATCAAATATGACGGCGCGAACCCGGACACCGGTCGATAG
- a CDS encoding Phenylacetic acid catabolic protein — protein sequence MSEDWSEAAVDYVQAIYDTKLLLGHRYAQWSLSGPSLEDDIGGASAAQEEIGHVRQLARELEEQGRDADWLSGHRDPDEFANAACLDRIDGEWTTYMASIAPADRAAWYLIDAIGRDDLSGLITKMGEDEYFHLEYHDARLETLAAEDPETVQQTLETTLPQTLALIGPAAYDEDEDPLYQTGFTDRPIAEIRESFAQHYRDLFAGTDVSLEGVDWDAPALEEWDETRRRVDTGSISDTDVEQLRGEANELFAMN from the coding sequence ATGAGTGAGGACTGGTCCGAAGCGGCGGTCGACTACGTACAGGCGATCTACGACACGAAGCTCCTGCTCGGACACCGGTACGCCCAGTGGAGCCTCTCGGGACCGTCGCTCGAGGACGATATCGGCGGAGCGAGCGCCGCCCAGGAGGAGATCGGCCATGTTCGGCAACTGGCGCGCGAACTCGAAGAACAGGGACGGGACGCCGACTGGCTGAGCGGTCACCGCGATCCCGACGAGTTCGCCAACGCGGCCTGTCTCGACCGCATCGACGGCGAGTGGACGACGTACATGGCGTCGATCGCGCCGGCCGACCGAGCCGCGTGGTATCTGATCGACGCGATCGGCCGAGACGATCTGTCCGGCCTGATCACCAAGATGGGCGAGGACGAGTACTTCCACCTCGAGTACCACGATGCGCGACTCGAGACGCTGGCCGCAGAGGATCCCGAGACGGTCCAGCAGACGCTGGAAACGACGCTTCCTCAGACGCTCGCGCTCATCGGCCCGGCCGCGTACGACGAGGACGAGGATCCGCTGTATCAGACCGGATTCACGGATCGACCGATCGCCGAGATTCGCGAGTCGTTCGCCCAGCACTACCGTGATCTGTTCGCCGGAACGGACGTCTCGCTCGAGGGCGTCGACTGGGACGCGCCCGCGCTCGAGGAGTGGGACGAAACGCGGCGACGAGTGGATACCGGCTCGATCAGTGACACGGACGTCGAACAGCTCCGCGGCGAAGCGAACGAACTGTTCGCGATGAACTGA
- a CDS encoding phenylacetic acid degradation PaaB family protein has protein sequence MKYEVFARINQGDDTKHIGNVTAKSDRLAQIYAHNTFNEEDWDFLAVARTEHLLEVTGGRPDLEVAAHE, from the coding sequence ATGAAATACGAAGTATTCGCACGAATCAACCAAGGTGACGATACCAAACACATCGGTAACGTCACCGCAAAGAGCGATCGACTCGCACAGATATACGCCCACAACACGTTCAACGAAGAGGACTGGGACTTCCTCGCCGTCGCCAGAACGGAGCACCTGCTGGAAGTGACCGGTGGACGGCCTGACCTCGAGGTGGCCGCTCATGAGTGA
- a CDS encoding metal-sulfur cluster assembly factor, whose protein sequence is MSSVRSTTNGSPNASLTSEFVEQRRADATPFERELWDIIDEIPDPHIPVSLVEMAMIYDVSEDKGHVTVELTFPCMGCPAYDMIHNDIRSCLAVVDGVDEVDIDVVWDPVWSKDMLTDAVREKMRESGISL, encoded by the coding sequence ATGTCGAGTGTACGATCAACGACGAACGGATCGCCGAATGCGTCGCTGACCAGCGAATTCGTCGAGCAGCGTCGGGCCGACGCGACGCCGTTCGAACGAGAGCTGTGGGACATCATCGACGAGATTCCGGATCCGCACATTCCCGTGAGTCTCGTCGAGATGGCGATGATTTACGACGTCAGCGAAGACAAGGGCCACGTCACCGTCGAACTGACGTTTCCCTGCATGGGCTGTCCGGCCTACGACATGATCCATAACGATATTCGGAGCTGTCTGGCGGTCGTCGACGGCGTTGACGAGGTCGATATCGATGTCGTGTGGGATCCCGTCTGGTCGAAGGACATGCTCACCGACGCCGTCCGTGAAAAGATGCGTGAATCAGGTATCAGCCTCTAA
- a CDS encoding Phenylacetic acid catabolic protein, translating to MPTEKQFKEELQNGRMIESPEEMTDGYKKALKQILTVSGDTELMSAPAYYEQSLNAPSLDARASCISVIQDELGHGHIAYRLLEDLGEDREELIYEREPHEFRNTYGFDQHIDNFAELVTAHGLFDRAGIVLLGDIHENTSYAPWKRALTKVSKEEQFHLRHGETWMRRLANNSEKTRQQLQEAVDWMFPMGVEWFGMPDDKKKHDDQLEYRIKGKSNDELRQDWLSRTLPLMNELELDVPAHYDDERDEYVLEYDLPVAFDADNKEWRFGEPISWSDVMDRWRSRGPANEKYIDMIQSGTVDIEV from the coding sequence ATGCCCACCGAGAAGCAATTCAAAGAAGAGCTGCAGAACGGACGGATGATCGAATCGCCCGAAGAGATGACCGACGGCTACAAGAAGGCCCTCAAACAGATCCTGACCGTCTCAGGCGATACCGAACTCATGAGCGCACCGGCGTACTACGAGCAATCGCTCAATGCGCCGTCGCTCGACGCACGCGCCTCGTGTATCAGCGTGATCCAAGACGAGCTGGGACACGGCCACATCGCCTACCGACTGCTCGAAGACTTAGGCGAGGACCGCGAGGAACTCATCTACGAGCGCGAACCCCACGAGTTCCGCAACACCTACGGGTTCGACCAGCACATCGACAACTTCGCCGAGCTCGTGACGGCCCACGGGCTGTTCGACCGCGCGGGGATCGTCCTGCTCGGCGATATCCACGAGAACACCTCCTACGCGCCCTGGAAGCGCGCACTCACGAAGGTGAGCAAGGAAGAACAGTTCCACCTCCGTCACGGCGAGACGTGGATGCGCCGGCTCGCGAACAACAGCGAGAAGACCCGACAACAGCTGCAGGAAGCAGTCGACTGGATGTTCCCGATGGGCGTCGAGTGGTTCGGGATGCCCGACGACAAGAAGAAACACGACGACCAGCTCGAGTACCGCATCAAGGGGAAGTCTAACGACGAGCTCCGGCAGGACTGGCTGTCCCGGACGTTGCCGCTGATGAACGAACTGGAACTCGACGTACCGGCCCACTACGACGACGAGCGCGACGAGTACGTCCTCGAGTACGATCTGCCGGTCGCCTTCGACGCGGACAACAAGGAGTGGCGCTTCGGCGAACCGATCTCGTGGTCCGACGTGATGGATCGATGGCGCTCCCGCGGCCCGGCAAACGAGAAGTACATCGATATGATCCAGTCCGGTACCGTCGACATCGAGGTCTAA
- a CDS encoding GNAT family N-acetyltransferase produces MTYQIRQATLEDGEELLDLWHGFTDHLSKHDDRYAHKESADDRWLQYFENQLVDSKYGTVIVAEHEDSGELVGVLEARIMGNHPIFRLQDHGYINGHYVAESHRDNGVGAALLEEVHEWFDQSEKDVDFYRVDVMHGDESAEAFYESNDFEPVEHVFERATDREQ; encoded by the coding sequence ATGACGTACCAGATACGCCAGGCGACCCTGGAAGACGGTGAGGAACTACTGGACCTGTGGCACGGCTTCACGGACCACCTCTCGAAACACGACGATCGGTACGCGCACAAGGAAAGCGCCGATGACCGCTGGCTCCAGTACTTCGAAAACCAGCTCGTCGATTCGAAGTACGGCACCGTCATCGTCGCGGAACACGAGGATTCGGGCGAACTCGTCGGCGTCCTCGAGGCGCGCATCATGGGGAACCATCCGATCTTCCGGCTGCAGGACCACGGGTACATCAACGGCCACTACGTCGCGGAAAGCCACCGGGACAACGGCGTCGGCGCCGCGTTACTGGAGGAGGTCCACGAGTGGTTCGATCAGTCGGAGAAAGACGTCGACTTCTACCGCGTCGACGTGATGCACGGCGACGAGTCCGCCGAAGCGTTCTACGAGTCGAACGACTTCGAGCCGGTCGAACACGTCTTCGAACGAGCCACCGATCGAGAGCAGTAA
- a CDS encoding 2Fe-2S iron-sulfur cluster-binding protein, translating into MVESYTVEFVDEGQAIEVPANKPILEAAEEAGLAPPYQCRMGVCGVCCGLVVEDGEVDQTEGMFLSDSEKEEGYALTCIAKPRSDLRIRTDESP; encoded by the coding sequence ATGGTCGAAAGTTACACTGTCGAGTTCGTTGACGAAGGACAGGCGATCGAAGTGCCGGCCAATAAACCGATACTCGAGGCGGCGGAGGAAGCCGGTCTCGCACCGCCCTATCAGTGTCGGATGGGCGTCTGCGGGGTCTGTTGTGGCTTAGTCGTCGAAGACGGTGAAGTCGACCAGACGGAGGGTATGTTCCTCTCCGACAGCGAGAAGGAGGAAGGCTACGCCCTGACCTGTATCGCGAAACCACGTTCGGATCTCCGTATTCGAACCGACGAGAGCCCGTAA
- a CDS encoding acyl-CoA synthetase encodes MRMQATITEERLPDEENAPEYVHSLPELHYPNQINVVDELVDRHVREGRGDNVAIYFEDREITYEELQETVNRMGNALRGLGVEAGDRVVVRFPNRPEAIISCLAVQKIGGVALPSMKLLRAKELEHIVNDAEASAIVVYDDLLREVENALPELETVDDVIVAERNGIDHSYHSYDGLLEDASDELEAYNTERDDLALMLYTSGTTGQPKGAIHTHRNMLATADSYARYCLEPTENDVFGGNPPLPFAYGYGDLVTFPLRFGASTSLVEDADPGDLLEAIEAHGVSILCSIPTGFNQILSQYPDGPDDYDVSSLRLGLSAGEPLTPTTFEEFKSEYGIDLLDGIGTTEMLHIFISHRHDEEIDPSATGYPVPGYECKIIDPDTGEDLERGEAGLLAVRGPTGIEYWDRPEKQLEVNQDGWSIPGDIFVQREDGRLEYKSRDDDLIISSGYNIPGPEVEAVIEEHESVSEVAVVGSPDEQRGEVVKAFVVLNDGASEGDELVTEIQNHVKNNLAPYKYPREVEFKNALPRTDTGKIRRTELRQLERR; translated from the coding sequence ATGCGTATGCAGGCCACTATCACAGAGGAGCGTCTGCCGGACGAAGAGAATGCCCCGGAGTACGTCCATTCGCTTCCGGAGCTCCATTACCCGAACCAGATCAACGTCGTCGACGAACTGGTCGACCGCCACGTTCGCGAAGGGCGCGGTGACAACGTCGCGATCTATTTCGAGGATCGGGAGATCACGTACGAAGAATTGCAGGAGACCGTGAACAGAATGGGGAATGCGCTGCGCGGCCTCGGCGTCGAAGCCGGTGATCGGGTCGTCGTTCGATTCCCTAACCGACCGGAAGCGATTATCTCGTGTCTGGCGGTTCAGAAGATCGGCGGCGTTGCTCTCCCGTCGATGAAACTCCTCCGGGCGAAAGAGCTCGAACACATCGTCAACGACGCCGAAGCGTCGGCCATCGTCGTCTACGATGATCTCCTCAGAGAAGTGGAGAACGCGCTGCCGGAACTCGAAACCGTCGACGACGTCATCGTCGCCGAGCGCAACGGGATCGATCACAGCTATCACAGCTACGACGGCCTACTCGAGGACGCCAGTGACGAACTCGAGGCGTACAACACCGAACGCGACGATCTCGCGCTGATGCTGTATACGAGCGGAACGACCGGGCAACCGAAGGGTGCGATTCATACCCACCGGAACATGTTGGCCACCGCGGACTCCTACGCGCGGTACTGCCTCGAGCCGACCGAGAACGACGTCTTCGGCGGGAATCCACCGCTCCCCTTCGCGTACGGATACGGCGACCTCGTGACGTTCCCGCTCCGGTTCGGCGCGAGTACGAGTCTCGTCGAAGACGCGGATCCCGGCGATTTACTGGAAGCGATCGAGGCCCACGGGGTTTCGATCCTCTGTTCGATCCCGACGGGATTCAATCAGATCCTCTCCCAGTATCCCGACGGTCCTGACGACTACGACGTCTCATCGCTCCGTCTCGGGCTCAGCGCCGGCGAACCGCTGACGCCGACGACGTTCGAGGAATTTAAATCCGAGTACGGAATCGATCTCCTCGACGGAATTGGAACGACGGAGATGCTCCATATCTTCATCAGTCACCGTCACGACGAGGAAATCGATCCGAGCGCGACCGGGTATCCGGTCCCGGGGTACGAGTGTAAGATCATTGACCCGGACACGGGCGAAGACTTAGAGCGCGGCGAAGCGGGACTCCTCGCCGTTCGCGGGCCGACCGGAATCGAATACTGGGACCGACCCGAGAAACAACTCGAGGTAAACCAGGACGGGTGGTCGATCCCGGGCGACATCTTTGTACAGCGCGAAGACGGTCGCCTGGAGTACAAATCCCGCGACGACGACCTCATCATCTCGAGCGGCTACAACATCCCCGGGCCCGAGGTCGAAGCGGTCATCGAAGAACACGAATCGGTCTCCGAGGTCGCTGTCGTCGGCAGTCCGGACGAGCAACGCGGCGAGGTCGTGAAAGCGTTCGTCGTCCTGAACGACGGCGCCTCCGAGGGAGACGAACTCGTGACGGAAATACAGAATCACGTCAAGAACAACCTCGCACCGTATAAGTATCCGCGCGAGGTCGAGTTCAAGAACGCCCTCCCGCGGACGGATACCGGAAAGATTCGACGGACGGAACTCCGACAGTTGGAGCGCCGATAG
- a CDS encoding CoA-transferase subunit beta: MVSEDYTDRELMVTTAAREIEDGETAFVSMRLPLIAFQVAVSTHAPNAMAVYESGVIRDAPADGFIHTMCDLPNLNRAVATTGMIDIMSRLQRGDIDVGFLGGAEIDRYGNLNTTRVAAADREIRLPGSGGACDIACMADRTVLLMPHESRRFAEEVNYVTSPGYPADGNGRDDHPAPGGGPSALVTSKATFGFDERGELYLRTVHPGADVAGVLAAFPWEVQTADDVGEGTVKTTSEPTDEELELVRTFDPDGFWT, translated from the coding sequence ATGGTCAGTGAGGACTATACGGACCGCGAACTGATGGTCACCACCGCCGCCCGCGAGATCGAGGACGGGGAGACCGCGTTCGTCAGCATGCGGCTGCCACTGATCGCGTTTCAGGTCGCGGTCAGCACGCACGCGCCGAACGCGATGGCCGTATATGAGAGCGGCGTCATTCGCGATGCACCCGCGGACGGCTTCATTCATACGATGTGCGACCTGCCGAACCTGAACCGCGCCGTCGCGACGACGGGCATGATCGACATCATGTCCCGACTCCAGCGCGGCGACATCGACGTCGGCTTCCTCGGCGGTGCCGAAATCGACCGCTACGGAAACCTGAACACGACTCGAGTGGCCGCCGCCGATCGGGAGATTCGACTCCCGGGCAGCGGTGGCGCCTGCGACATCGCGTGCATGGCTGATCGGACTGTCCTGCTCATGCCACACGAATCGCGTCGCTTCGCTGAAGAAGTGAACTACGTGACGAGCCCCGGCTATCCGGCCGATGGAAACGGTCGCGATGACCATCCCGCTCCCGGCGGTGGCCCGAGCGCGCTCGTCACGTCGAAAGCGACGTTCGGATTCGACGAACGCGGTGAACTCTATCTCCGCACCGTTCATCCCGGTGCCGACGTCGCAGGCGTTCTCGCGGCCTTCCCGTGGGAAGTACAGACGGCCGACGACGTCGGTGAGGGGACCGTCAAGACGACGTCCGAGCCGACCGACGAGGAACTCGAATTGGTCCGGACGTTCGATCCGGACGGGTTCTGGACGTAG
- a CDS encoding CoA transferase subunit A, with amino-acid sequence MTANMEPLDVAVSRINTGSTIAAGLALEHAIPFAVGHELLRQGVGELTVVGPISDLLFDQLIGGGAVSDVRAAWVGNVSAGTGYRFREAVENGEVTVEDHSNFSIALALQAGAMGVPYLPTRSLLGSDIFERNDRFTEATDPFGGEPLVLVPALKPDWAIVHAQRASPDGDVHLWGNTGIVEPAVGAAENVLVTAEEIVEPAVIKSDSSRVAITRDQVTSVVECPFGAHPSPVTGCYNRDNDYYLRYNRQTETANGFEDWASKWVYGVSGREEYATFVDTDLEITEPTVAAEVQYGQ; translated from the coding sequence ATGACGGCAAATATGGAGCCACTGGACGTCGCGGTATCGCGTATCAACACCGGGAGTACAATCGCCGCCGGACTCGCACTGGAACACGCGATCCCGTTCGCGGTGGGGCATGAACTCCTCCGACAGGGCGTCGGAGAACTGACCGTGGTCGGACCGATCAGCGACCTGCTCTTCGATCAACTGATCGGCGGCGGTGCGGTATCCGACGTCCGCGCCGCGTGGGTCGGGAACGTCAGCGCTGGAACCGGCTACCGGTTCCGAGAGGCCGTCGAGAACGGGGAAGTTACCGTCGAAGATCACTCTAACTTCAGTATCGCGCTCGCGTTGCAGGCCGGTGCGATGGGTGTCCCGTACCTCCCGACGCGCTCGCTGCTCGGAAGCGACATTTTCGAACGAAACGATCGATTCACCGAGGCGACCGATCCGTTCGGCGGAGAGCCGCTCGTGCTCGTCCCGGCGCTCAAGCCCGATTGGGCGATCGTTCATGCACAGCGTGCAAGTCCGGACGGAGACGTCCACCTCTGGGGGAACACCGGTATCGTCGAACCGGCGGTCGGTGCGGCAGAGAACGTTCTGGTAACCGCCGAGGAAATCGTCGAACCGGCCGTCATCAAGAGCGATTCGAGTAGGGTCGCGATTACGCGAGACCAGGTCACCAGCGTCGTCGAATGCCCGTTCGGAGCGCATCCGTCGCCGGTGACCGGCTGTTACAACCGGGACAACGATTACTACCTCCGGTACAACCGTCAAACGGAGACGGCGAACGGGTTCGAGGACTGGGCCAGCAAGTGGGTATACGGCGTTAGCGGCCGCGAAGAGTACGCGACGTTCGTCGACACTGACCTCGAGATCACCGAACCGACCGTCGCCGCAGAGGTGCAGTATGGTCAGTGA